The DNA sequence ACCTTCACGCCATCTATGACAAGCCCTTGTAATTCCTCTACAGTTGAAGCACTACTTTTATTATAGTACACCTGAAAATGAACATGCGTACCAGTACTATTTCCAGTACTTCCCATGATGCCTATAATATCTCCTTATTTTATCTTTTGCCCGGCCGAAACCAGAGGGGTCTCTTTGAGATGTCCGTATCTGGTTGCATATCCATTACCATCATATGGCTCGTCATGATCGATAAAAACAGTGTAACCAAAACCTCCCGATGACCAACCCGCCTCAATCACTTGTCCATCCCCCGCTGCAAGAATAGAGACATCAGTTAATTTTCCATCCTCTTTTGTATAATCATCAAAATCAAGCGAATAATATCCATTTCCTGTATGATATATATCAGTCCCACCCCAAAAATCCTTACCGCCTGCCTCCACTGTAAGAAGCCATGACTTATTGCCAGACAATGGAAGTTTTAAATTTGGTGTTGGACTTGGCGTTAAAGGTACATCCTTTACGCTACACTGGTTGCAAGGTGGGGTGTAGTCCTGCGAAGAAGGCTGATATCCCGATTTGCTCACTTCTAATGTATTTGTCTGGCAAGGCACAGAATTAAAAATATATTTTCCACTACCGTCAGTCGTCGTGCTGTGTGAACCCCACTTCACACTTGCGCCAGAAATCGCACTGCCTGTATTTGCATTGGTCACTGTACTGCCAAATGAGGCAGATTGATATTGTACGGTAATTGTTTTAGTATATTCATTATCCGATTCATTACTTTCCTGAACAGCCCCGGTTGCATCAGCAATGATCTTAATATAATGTGTTCCCTCATTTAAAGTTCCTAAAGAATAATCTGTTGCATAAGCATAAACATTAGCATTTAAGCTCGAAATAGAAAAAGAAATACGTTCTGTCCCATCTACATAAAGCTTAAAATAAATAGTATTAGTAATCGCACTTATACCGTTATTAATTACCGCCCAATCAATATATAGTGTATCCGTTGTGTAAAGAGGACTATCGTCAATATTCGTCCCTGTTGTCTTAGAAACCACAATTTTATCCGACCAACCAGATGGTTGATATGGTGTAAGGTTAGCACTGCTGGAAGACGCTAAATCATAATTTGGGTAGTAATGCTTCAGAATTTCTTGCCAGTTTTTAGTTCCATAAGAATGCGGTACTCCAGCCTTTAAGCCCGACGCCCATCGCATTGAGCCTACCTGACACATTCCTCGTCCATGTCCATTATTGGGTTCATCACAGCAAACAGGATCGTAAATACAAGTACCCGTATAACAATTTCCACATCCTGCATTGTTTTGCTGGGCAGAATACTCAAACTTGGGAACATTACTCGTATTTTTTATCACAAGTACCTGATTGGCAGTCTCATTAACAGCGTTGCTTACAAAGTAAGTTTCTTTCGATGGATCGAACACCTGACAACAATCCGTATCACAAATGTCAAAACCGTGTGATTTATAAACAGTAGTATTATTTACAAAATATATTCCATAACTACGAACGGCAACCGCACCGGCCTTGAATGCATCCTTCCAACGTGCTTCATGAAGTGTTGGAAAAGACCACTCATTTGGAAGCACATATTTGCAATATTGTTCTATACTACCTACCCATGTAGTTGGGCAAGGTATGCAACCAGATGAACAGGGTCTACAATCATCGTACTTGGGACATCCACGACCCACACGAATTTGTGTAGGGAAAATAGTTTCTTGTATTGCTTCATGTTGTATTTCTAATAGTAATTCTTCTGTATCTGCATAGGACTTTTGATAATGCTCAACATTATCCTTAGGTAAACCTTCTAGTTCTGAATCAAGATAAGGAACATTGCAATGTTTTTGTCTTTTTTCGTCAACGATTTTCTTATCTCCACCTGGTAAAAGACGGATTTTATAAATAATAGCGTCATTTGGTATCAATGCTACATTCGCACGAACTACGGTGCTATAACCAACTTTCTCGAAGATAATATCCATTGTCGAAGTAAATTCTTCAGATTGGGTTTTATAACTTGGGGAATAAGGGATAAGGAGTTCAAAAAACCCTCGTTCATTTGTTAAATCTATAACGTCACCATCCAATGATCGAACAACTACGTCAGGCAAGGGTTGTCCGCTATCCTCGTCTATCACATACCCAATTATGACTGCTGTATTTTGACTAAGTAGAGACTTAACAAACTCAGGCTTCATTTCTTGTGGAGGCTCAACTGGGTCTAAGAAAATTTCTATCCGCAAAGGTTCATCTCTAGCAGTTACTTTAGTTTGTATTACATGATATCCTTTGGACTTGACCAGAAGATCATACGTGCCATGCTCAGGAGATAAACCCGCTCGACCATTTTTACCAACACTCACTTTTTGTTTCTGAAAGTTATTCACAATAGTCACTTCGTCAGGCTGAATTGCATAACCCTTTGCACTGTCAAAAAATCGCATATTTAGTAGTTCCTTTGTATTCCCCATATCTTGCATGGTTAGATTAAACTCATTCTCTTGTGCAATGCTATTGGGCAAGTAAAAAAAAATAGCAAAAAAACAGATTAAAAACAGGTATTGTTTTTTATACTGTCGAGTAAACATCACAAATCTCCTTTAGTAAAGAATATGTGTAAAAATTAAAAACGCCTTTCCTCTGATTTCTCGGTACTAATTAAAGGGGCAAATCTTTTTGAATAATTTGACCACTACTTTTCCTTACAAAAGGTAATTTAATTTTTCTTTTAATGCTTCTAAACAATTGCATGTCTTTTATCATTTTTCTTTCTCTCAACAACGTTATGCACCAATCTTTCAAAACAGCCATAACGGATACTTATTTAATCACTTTCACGATTATTGACTTTCTCACATTTCCCGTTCTGAACGTAATTCTTGATATTCCCATTTTGTCTTTTAAGATTATCATTGATAAGAAATGAATATTCTTTTTGTCTATAGTTGTAAATACTTTACTGTTTGTTATGCTATAATCTCTCGTAATCTCTTTAAAAATTAAATAATTTCAAAAAATCATTTTATTTAAATTTACAAATAGCTAAAATTATTTTGCGGTAATTTAAGGAAGAAAAAATAAAAAGGATTAAAATAAATAGTTAAATCAAAATCGTTACAAAAGATTGAAATATCTTATTTCCTTTTCATATTTTCTTTTTCACCATTATTTTAATCTTTTTCTCTTCTCCTGCTTTCATCACTATCTTTCTTGTTACCTTCCTATAGCCACTTTTCGTTACGACAATTGTATAGGTATCTTCCCTTAAATCAGCAAATTCGTAATACCCGATATCATTAGACGATATAGTTTTTGAGATATCAGTCTTTTCACCATGAAGCTTTAGAGTTGCCAATTTAACCGGTTTACTTTCGGCGTTTAAGACATATCCATAAATCTTACCCCTCTTAACCGATGCAATTGCAAATTGGCCGAATTTTGTAATTCCGGAAAACGTAACCGTATCCGGGGTAGCACTTACAGCAGATGAGAGTAATGTCCAGTTATTATCACTGTTACAATCGTGAATAAATAACTTGAGATTATCGGGAGTTGATAAGTCCTTTGGGGTTATGAAGCCGGAGTTACAAGCTAAACAGGCTGTATTCCCCGTCCAGAAACAAAAAAAGCCTTACTGCAAAGATATTTGTTAAAAACATCTTCGGCAGTAAGGCTATCTTTCTGATATTTCTTATCTGGAGATGACTTGAGCTGAGATCCTACACTTTGCGCCCCCTGATCACTCAGGGTTTACCTTTATCGTGGTACTTTTACCGCAAAATTATTTTTACCACTAAATCATTTATTGAATTGTATGTCAAGGGAAAAACTAATTATTTTGAACAGCTCTCTTTTACTTCTTGTTTAATAAAATTTTTTTATCTTCTTGAGAAATAGGTATGTTGGTTTGATTATCTCTATTTGCCGGATAAGATGGGCATACGTAATTACTCAAGATAAGGTGCAAACCTGACCTGAGAGCTATCCAAAAAGACTATATTTTAAGGGTCATTGAGAATAAGCCAAAGCCAGGAGCAATCAAAGGAGAAGTAATCCTCCTTGTCTCCTTTAGAAACTTATCCTTACCTACAAGTTGGGTAGGGAGTGAAGGGAAAAGCGCGGTAAACCAAGAGGAACATGAAGGCCTGGGGATGCAAAATTTTGTATCTGTACTGAGCATGTTGAACGGATAAAAAGCAGAGAGAAAAAAACATGAAAAACCGTAATCATTGAGTTTTCAGAAAGAACTATCAGGCAATACAAGCATTATAAGAGAAGCGAAGCAGGTGATGATTCACATACACCCTTAATCCTCTATCAAAGGGTTAAGGAGTGCGTTCAGGAATCGACATGATTCCCCATTATGGGTTCAATTTGTACCTTGAACCCCTATCCTTTACATGGAGTTGATAGCTCATATTGTTCTCATAGTCTTAGCGCCAGGGAAATATTCCAAATTGAGGGTTCAGGTTATAAACCTGAACCCGCTTGAGAGTATATCCTCATTGCTCCCGGCAAGGCTAAAGCCTCGCCCTACATCGACCCCGTTTTTTCATGAGGAGAGACCGTAAAATTTTATGTCTCTCCTGCCAAAGGTAGTCTCATGTATAATTCATGTAACTACCGAGTGAGAAAACAATGACCAGGAGTATTTCTGTGTAGTTGTCTATAGGTGTGCAACTGGTATCGTCTCAGTTCTTTCAGGAAGCCGTTTCCCATTGGCAATCTCTTCGACTGCCTGTAATATTGTGGAATGATAATATCGGTAACCACACGTATCGCATACACCAACAGGAACATCTTCAAGCATAATAAAGCCAGTCTTATGCTTAAAGATCTCCTTTTTTATCAAACGCTCTTTTACAACACCTTCACAGTATTCACATGTATAACCGTACATTTTTTCTCCTCAATGCTCTATATGTATGGACAAACGGAGTTTGTCCATGCCACCCTAACCCTGTATAAATAAAATCAATTTTCTAT is a window from the Candidatus Jettenia sp. genome containing:
- a CDS encoding carboxypeptidase-like regulatory domain-containing protein encodes the protein MATLKLHGEKTDISKTISSNDIGYYEFADLREDTYTIVVTKSGYRKVTRKIVMKAGEEKKIKIMVKKKI
- a CDS encoding YgiT-type zinc finger protein, producing the protein MYGYTCEYCEGVVKERLIKKEIFKHKTGFIMLEDVPVGVCDTCGYRYYHSTILQAVEEIANGKRLPERTETIPVAHL
- a CDS encoding carboxypeptidase regulatory-like domain-containing protein, whose amino-acid sequence is MFTRQYKKQYLFLICFFAIFFYLPNSIAQENEFNLTMQDMGNTKELLNMRFFDSAKGYAIQPDEVTIVNNFQKQKVSVGKNGRAGLSPEHGTYDLLVKSKGYHVIQTKVTARDEPLRIEIFLDPVEPPQEMKPEFVKSLLSQNTAVIIGYVIDEDSGQPLPDVVVRSLDGDVIDLTNERGFFELLIPYSPSYKTQSEEFTSTMDIIFEKVGYSTVVRANVALIPNDAIIYKIRLLPGGDKKIVDEKRQKHCNVPYLDSELEGLPKDNVEHYQKSYADTEELLLEIQHEAIQETIFPTQIRVGRGCPKYDDCRPCSSGCIPCPTTWVGSIEQYCKYVLPNEWSFPTLHEARWKDAFKAGAVAVRSYGIYFVNNTTVYKSHGFDICDTDCCQVFDPSKETYFVSNAVNETANQVLVIKNTSNVPKFEYSAQQNNAGCGNCYTGTCIYDPVCCDEPNNGHGRGMCQVGSMRWASGLKAGVPHSYGTKNWQEILKHYYPNYDLASSSSANLTPYQPSGWSDKIVVSKTTGTNIDDSPLYTTDTLYIDWAVINNGISAITNTIYFKLYVDGTERISFSISSLNANVYAYATDYSLGTLNEGTHYIKIIADATGAVQESNESDNEYTKTITVQYQSASFGSTVTNANTGSAISGASVKWGSHSTTTDGSGKYIFNSVPCQTNTLEVSKSGYQPSSQDYTPPCNQCSVKDVPLTPSPTPNLKLPLSGNKSWLLTVEAGGKDFWGGTDIYHTGNGYYSLDFDDYTKEDGKLTDVSILAAGDGQVIEAGWSSGGFGYTVFIDHDEPYDGNGYATRYGHLKETPLVSAGQKIK